A section of the Pseudorasbora parva isolate DD20220531a chromosome 2, ASM2467924v1, whole genome shotgun sequence genome encodes:
- the LOC137055456 gene encoding 5-hydroxytryptamine receptor 3A-like, which translates to MVLQYWISLLLLLCSSSFAGPTVSAASNSSETACDRRCLANARVAKELFSAPQSDNCTIVVNITSIQYETLSFDTKGMEMTSRIKINMEWKDPDLGWMQERNRIPTITLPVDKIWTPGIVLDNSIDTTVVPYTKDVQVRRDGTVEHAVFLFTTVSCEINLFNYPFVIGECPVAINGWSQKFCALQLQIADNVSLVPGSGGEWITSGVRKYVDTSHRVYLKVSLSINPFGAVVTLILPSALIMVADLVSFALPFEGGERNSFKVTLVLSLTMFLLILNDHLPNGGNCSPLLHYHFSFCLVSLVLSMLVSIVMTRLSVEDSFLLCRRRSKVHTSNSAKTQQDSRDQEKDTGVITAKSGDLALEMASLQRIVSFLDNFDKEDDEKDNKMAFAYRLDRFCFGFFLSIYILYVIIIISITRTDICKVDNMNFWDNTGHGDDDYEFLFDNL; encoded by the exons ATGGTTCTTCAGTACTGGATCTCTTTGCTGCTCctcctctgttcatcttcattTG CTGGCCCTACAGTGTCTGCTGCTAGTAACTCCTCAGAAACAGCCTGTGATCGACGCTGTCTGGCAAACGCTCGGGTTGCTAAAGAGCTGTTCAGCGCACCACAGAGCGATAACTGCACCATCGTAGTAAACATCACCTCCATACAATATGAGACACTGTCTTTC GATACAAAGGGTATGGAAATGACCAGCCGTATCAAGATAAACATG GAATGGAAGGATCCTGATCTTGGATGGATGCAAGAGAGAAATAGAATTCCAACAATTACTTTACCTGTTGATAAAATCTGGACTCCTGGGATAGTTTTGGACAATTC aataGACACAACCGTGGTGCCATACACTAAGGACGTGCAGGTGAGGAGGGATGGGACTGTGGAACATGCAGTGTTTTTGTTCACGACAGTGAGCTGTGAAATCAACCTATTCAACTATCCCTTTGTGATTGGAGAATGTCCTGTGGCCATCAATGGATGGAGCCAGAAAT TTTGTGCGCTCCAACTCCAGATTGCTGATAATGTGTCTTTGGTTCCCGGATCTGGAGGAGAATGGATAACTTCGGGGGTTCGCAAATATGTGGATACATCACATCGCGTTTATCTCAAA GTGAGTCTGTCTATTAACCCTTTCGGTGCTGTTGTGACCCTGATCCTGCCCAGTGCACTAATAATGGTGGCTGACCTGGTCAGCTTTGCTCTGCCATTTGAAGGAGGGGAACGCAACTCTTTTAAGGTCACTTTGGTCCTGAGCTTAACCATGTTCCTCCTCATCCTCAACGATCACCTCCCCAACGGGGGCAACTGCAGCCCTCTCCTCC ACTATCACTTCAGCTTCTGTCTGGTGAGTCTGGTTCTGAGTATGCTGGTGTCCATCGTGATGACGCGCCTGTCTGTAGAGGACAGCTTCCTGCTGTGTAGACGCCGCTCCAAGGTTCATACATCCAACAGTGCCAAAACACAACAAGACAGCCGGGATCAGGAGAAAG ATACAGGTGTGATTACAGCAAAGTCTGGTGATCTGGCTTTAGAGATGGCTTCACTCCAGAGAATAGTGAGCTTTTTGGACAACTTTGATAAAGAAGACGACGAGAAAGACAATAAAATGGCCTTTGCTTACCGCCTAGACAGATTCTGCTTTGGCTTTTTTCTAAGTATCTATATACTTTATGTCATAATCATTATTAGCATCACCCGAACAGATATTTGTAAGGTTGATAATATGAACTTCTGGGATAATACTGGCCATGGCGATGACGACTATGAATTCTTATTCGATAACCTATAG